A single region of the Bacteroides luhongzhouii genome encodes:
- a CDS encoding alginate lyase family protein: MKNFIRTKRICILFVYLLILMPAHAQSIWDKTNLEKVKQQIDQPAYQTAYNALLERAEQALKQPNLSVMMKEKTAISGNKHDYYSQARYFWPDPTKPDGKPYINRDGISNPELNKLDRNRLGNMANNVTALSLAWYFSNDERYAQKAVEQLQVWFLNKETLMNPHLKYAQVAPGHGNDEGRSFGIIDTYSFVEMLEGVQLLEKSAAFSKKDQKALKAWFSKLLEWIQNSKQGKEESKQKNNHSTAYDAQAIAFALYTGNTRLAKSILEQVPEKRIYKQIAPDGEQKEELWRTLAFGYSEYNLQHLIDIATISQKLNIPIHQASSEDGRNIYKAADYLKNFLGKDVSAWPYKQISDWQGKQQELCKDLYRLYLLDPTRTEYKKAFFRYWNQNKKDRFSLLFLHPDDANQLPNETDRMLTFAAHQLKFAIQCTADTRKNTKDKKRISPRSIEKDGSLRIVRPWDWCSGFFPGSLWQLYAYTKDNYWKEQAATHTWPLEEIKNHRGTHDLGFMVYCSFGQGYELTGDTTFRNVIIQAAQTLSTRYNPTVKAIRSWDFNREKWQYPVIIDNMLNLELLFRTTQLTGDSLYYQIAVNHANTTLANHFRPDASSYHVVDYDPQTGTVRMKCTHQGLFDESVWSRGQAWGLYGYTMCYRFTHNPAYLAQAEKIADYFFHLPDLPKDFIPYWDMKDPAIPNSPRDASAAAVMASGLYELSTYVSGEKGRQYKATADKIISSLNQHYRAAEDSTQGFLLLHSTGNYPAKDEIDVPISYADYYYLEALLRKNQLEK; encoded by the coding sequence ATGAAGAACTTTATACGAACCAAACGCATCTGCATACTTTTTGTATACCTCCTCATCTTAATGCCGGCTCATGCTCAGTCCATTTGGGATAAGACAAATTTGGAAAAAGTAAAGCAACAAATTGATCAACCAGCTTACCAAACCGCCTATAATGCATTGCTAGAGCGAGCGGAACAGGCTTTGAAACAGCCCAACCTCTCTGTTATGATGAAAGAAAAGACAGCTATCAGTGGTAATAAGCACGACTACTACAGCCAAGCCCGCTACTTCTGGCCTGATCCTACTAAACCTGACGGTAAACCGTATATAAACCGTGACGGTATCTCCAACCCAGAATTAAATAAGCTGGATCGCAATCGCCTGGGTAACATGGCGAACAATGTCACCGCACTCTCGCTGGCATGGTACTTCAGTAACGATGAACGTTATGCACAAAAAGCTGTAGAACAATTGCAGGTGTGGTTCCTCAATAAAGAAACCTTGATGAATCCTCATCTCAAATATGCGCAGGTAGCTCCCGGTCACGGAAACGATGAAGGTCGTTCTTTCGGTATAATAGATACTTATTCTTTTGTAGAAATGCTGGAAGGCGTTCAGTTACTGGAAAAGTCCGCTGCTTTCAGCAAAAAGGATCAGAAAGCCCTTAAAGCATGGTTCAGCAAATTATTGGAGTGGATTCAGAATAGCAAACAAGGAAAAGAAGAATCTAAACAAAAGAACAACCACAGCACTGCCTATGATGCGCAAGCCATCGCTTTTGCCCTATACACCGGCAATACCCGATTGGCTAAATCCATTCTGGAACAGGTTCCCGAAAAGCGTATCTACAAACAAATAGCTCCGGATGGGGAACAGAAAGAAGAGCTGTGGCGCACTCTAGCATTCGGCTATTCCGAATACAATTTACAGCATCTCATTGATATCGCCACCATATCACAAAAACTAAATATTCCCATCCATCAAGCCAGCTCAGAAGATGGCAGAAACATTTATAAAGCAGCCGATTATCTGAAAAACTTTTTAGGCAAGGATGTTTCCGCCTGGCCTTACAAGCAAATCAGCGATTGGCAGGGTAAGCAGCAGGAGCTATGCAAAGATCTCTATCGACTTTATTTACTAGATCCTACTCGCACGGAATATAAGAAAGCATTCTTCCGTTATTGGAACCAAAATAAGAAAGACCGTTTCAGTTTACTGTTTTTACATCCGGACGATGCCAATCAATTACCGAATGAAACAGACCGTATGCTTACCTTTGCCGCCCATCAGTTGAAATTTGCCATCCAATGCACGGCAGATACCCGAAAAAATACAAAAGATAAAAAAAGGATCAGTCCGCGAAGTATCGAGAAAGATGGTAGTTTACGCATTGTCCGTCCATGGGACTGGTGTTCCGGCTTCTTCCCCGGCTCATTATGGCAACTCTATGCTTACACAAAGGATAATTATTGGAAAGAACAGGCAGCCACCCACACTTGGCCTTTGGAAGAAATTAAGAACCATCGTGGGACGCACGACCTGGGATTTATGGTCTATTGCTCTTTTGGGCAAGGTTATGAACTGACCGGAGACACCACATTCCGAAATGTAATCATTCAAGCAGCCCAAACATTAAGTACCCGTTACAACCCGACCGTTAAAGCAATCCGTTCATGGGACTTCAACCGCGAAAAGTGGCAATATCCGGTCATCATCGACAATATGCTCAATCTGGAACTCTTGTTCCGCACCACCCAACTGACTGGGGATTCCTTATACTATCAGATAGCTGTCAATCATGCCAATACCACACTAGCCAATCACTTTCGTCCCGATGCCTCTTCCTATCATGTGGTAGATTATGATCCACAGACCGGAACTGTTCGCATGAAGTGTACGCATCAAGGACTCTTTGATGAATCGGTATGGAGTCGTGGACAAGCCTGGGGACTCTACGGATATACTATGTGTTATCGTTTCACCCATAATCCGGCATATCTGGCACAAGCAGAAAAGATTGCAGACTATTTCTTCCATCTGCCCGATTTACCTAAAGATTTCATTCCATATTGGGATATGAAGGATCCTGCAATTCCCAACTCTCCGAGAGATGCTTCTGCCGCTGCTGTCATGGCTTCGGGCCTGTATGAGTTATCAACCTATGTATCAGGAGAAAAAGGCAGACAGTATAAAGCAACAGCAGACAAAATCATTAGCAGCCTCAACCAACACTATCGCGCTGCAGAAGATAGTACCCAAGGATTCCTATTACTCCATTCCACAGGTAACTATCCTGCTAAAGATGAGATCGACGTACCGATCTCCTATGCTGATTATTACTATTTGGAAGCACTCTTGAGGAAAAATCAATTAGAGAAGTAA
- a CDS encoding ThuA domain-containing protein: MFGNAVLWAAGPAKWFPRFKVLAFYNPHVETAHREFARDAMDFLHKATYGEGFICDTTSNWNKVNDATLRNYQLVISLNDLPAHTREQRMAFQRYMENGGGWMGFHSANFNMEGFDWQWFVDFIGGSVFHRNNWPPQPAKLVVDDPAHPVVKGMPSSYISPANEWYQWKPSPRERKNVKVLLTLSPENYPIGLKDIIPDGDLPVVWTNTDYRMIYLNMGHGDRIFCDPTQNYLFFNALRWIISTNKKGNPFQ; this comes from the coding sequence ATGTTTGGTAATGCTGTTCTTTGGGCTGCCGGGCCTGCTAAATGGTTCCCTCGTTTCAAGGTGCTGGCATTTTACAATCCACACGTTGAAACGGCGCATCGGGAGTTTGCCCGTGATGCAATGGATTTTCTTCATAAGGCTACTTATGGCGAAGGGTTCATTTGTGATACGACCAGTAACTGGAACAAGGTGAATGATGCGACTCTTCGTAACTATCAACTAGTTATCTCCCTGAATGATTTGCCTGCGCATACACGGGAACAGCGCATGGCTTTCCAGCGATATATGGAAAATGGGGGCGGATGGATGGGATTCCATTCTGCTAATTTTAACATGGAGGGTTTTGATTGGCAATGGTTTGTCGATTTTATTGGTGGTAGTGTGTTTCATCGCAATAACTGGCCGCCGCAACCTGCTAAATTGGTGGTAGACGATCCGGCACATCCAGTAGTCAAAGGTATGCCTTCTTCATATATTTCTCCGGCAAATGAATGGTATCAATGGAAACCAAGTCCCCGTGAACGTAAGAATGTGAAAGTACTTCTGACACTTTCACCGGAGAATTATCCGATTGGATTGAAAGATATTATACCTGACGGAGACTTGCCTGTGGTCTGGACTAACACAGATTATCGTATGATTTATCTGAATATGGGACATGGCGACCGCATCTTCTGTGATCCGACACAGAATTATCTTTTCTTTAATGCATTGAGATGGATTATTTCAACCAATAAGAAAGGAAATCCATTCCAATAG
- a CDS encoding sigma-70 family RNA polymerase sigma factor gives MSSRFFSYIYNLYYKKACCFVKYYVHDEGVSEDIATEALLKVWREIKVEDVESTRRLLITILRNKSYDYLRHEQVKQAAFNEICNSQRQELRISICSWKEASHCELFSEEVCHILTQTLAMLPERTQKVFQMIRIHEMTYHEAACRIGISAKGIDYHVSKAQRALRIALKDYL, from the coding sequence ATGTCATCTCGTTTTTTTAGCTACATTTATAATTTGTATTATAAGAAAGCTTGTTGCTTTGTCAAGTACTATGTGCATGATGAAGGAGTCTCGGAAGATATTGCTACTGAAGCCTTATTGAAAGTATGGAGGGAAATAAAAGTGGAAGACGTTGAGAGTACCCGTCGGTTGCTTATTACAATTTTGCGCAATAAATCTTATGATTATTTGCGGCATGAGCAAGTAAAACAGGCTGCTTTTAATGAAATTTGTAATAGTCAGCGGCAAGAACTACGTATAAGTATCTGCAGTTGGAAAGAGGCAAGTCATTGTGAACTGTTTTCGGAAGAAGTGTGTCATATCCTGACACAGACACTTGCCATGCTTCCTGAACGGACGCAGAAGGTGTTTCAGATGATTCGTATTCATGAGATGACGTATCATGAAGCTGCCTGTCGAATTGGAATTTCTGCCAAAGGAATTGATTATCATGTGAGTAAAGCGCAACGTGCACTACGTATTGCCTTGAAAGATTATTTATAA